The following coding sequences are from one Halobacteriovorax sp. JY17 window:
- a CDS encoding acyl-CoA thioesterase, with amino-acid sequence MTSFEYPVTILEKHLDTFGHVNNAIYLSLYEEARWDFITKGGFGLNEIQEKKIGPVVLELNIKFTSELKNREDIIIKSKNLGMKNSLVMDMEQSMIKADGTVASTMIISFGLFDLKKRKLIPPTSEWKRAIGEES; translated from the coding sequence ATGACTTCTTTTGAGTACCCTGTAACGATCTTAGAAAAGCATCTCGATACCTTTGGACATGTGAATAATGCGATCTATCTCTCTCTATATGAAGAGGCTAGGTGGGACTTTATCACTAAAGGTGGTTTTGGATTAAATGAAATCCAAGAAAAGAAAATAGGCCCAGTAGTCTTGGAGCTAAATATTAAATTTACTTCTGAACTAAAAAATAGAGAAGACATCATTATCAAGTCAAAGAATCTTGGAATGAAAAACTCTCTGGTAATGGATATGGAACAATCCATGATTAAAGCTGATGGAACAGTTGCTTCCACAATGATTATTTCTTTTGGCCTCTTTGATTTAAAGAAAAGAAAGTTAATACCGCCAACAAGTGAGTGGAAGAGAGCAATTGGAGAAGAAAGTTAA
- a CDS encoding class I SAM-dependent methyltransferase, whose product MQIYEEKFRNELSDSYVFTPHLSLLELLEIYKSLPNKDIPNTSLELGCGGGLHLNRNTCFREVEGLEVSKTAADFLTHKYQIKVYHCDFLDFEPLKKWDLLFDAHLLHCLIGVNAFKEYFKKVFDLLNPHGHLVLEVMCEGRGMSFDANQNYDIQSKVLFEGDIPIRTILSSREIEQIICESGLKIVYLRVDENIKFIPNSHRSESRPSDPDRMRIICLKE is encoded by the coding sequence ATGCAAATTTATGAAGAAAAGTTTAGAAATGAATTATCAGATAGTTATGTCTTTACACCCCATCTCTCACTACTTGAGCTACTGGAGATCTATAAGTCTCTACCAAATAAAGATATTCCTAACACTTCTTTGGAATTAGGCTGTGGTGGAGGCCTTCATCTAAATAGAAATACTTGTTTTCGGGAAGTTGAGGGGCTAGAAGTAAGTAAGACCGCTGCCGATTTTCTCACTCATAAGTATCAAATAAAAGTCTATCACTGTGATTTCCTAGATTTTGAACCGTTAAAAAAATGGGATTTACTCTTTGATGCTCATCTCCTTCATTGTCTCATTGGAGTTAACGCTTTTAAAGAATACTTTAAGAAAGTTTTTGATCTGCTAAACCCCCACGGCCACTTAGTATTAGAGGTTATGTGCGAAGGGAGAGGAATGAGTTTCGATGCAAATCAAAATTATGACATCCAATCTAAGGTTCTCTTTGAGGGCGATATTCCCATTCGGACGATTCTTTCGTCTAGAGAAATAGAGCAAATAATTTGCGAATCTGGCCTTAAAATAGTTTACTTACGTGTAGATGAAAATATAAAATTTATACCTAACTCACATCGAAGTGAAAGTCGTCCAAGTGATCCAGATAGAATGAGGATTATTTGTCTAAAGGAATAG
- a CDS encoding mechanosensitive ion channel domain-containing protein: MTWLKTTFKYISMPLFEISGNKISLISILLAVGVFFLTTTLAKMSEKFMDRFLADKGLDTGVRGSIVRITRYIVLFVGLMITLDTVGISLSSLAALGAVLMVGIGFGLQNITQNFISGLIILFERPVKVGDFVSVKDISGRVVEIGARSTLIHTRDDVAIIVPNSQFISEQVINQSFTGETMRMTVDVGVAYGSDTANVKKVLLEVAGETAGILIDPPPKVFFENFGDSALQFSLAVWINDIWDNRETLSNVRLAIDKRFREEKISIPFPQRDIHIIKEA, from the coding sequence ATGACGTGGTTAAAGACAACTTTTAAGTATATCTCTATGCCCTTATTTGAAATAAGCGGTAATAAAATCTCCCTTATCTCCATTCTCCTAGCAGTTGGTGTTTTCTTCTTAACGACTACTCTTGCAAAGATGTCTGAGAAATTTATGGATAGGTTCTTAGCAGATAAGGGCCTAGACACAGGAGTTAGAGGCTCTATCGTTAGAATCACAAGATATATCGTTTTATTTGTGGGGTTAATGATCACTCTAGATACTGTGGGTATTTCTCTCTCTTCATTGGCCGCTCTAGGTGCTGTTCTTATGGTGGGGATAGGTTTTGGTCTTCAAAATATTACACAGAATTTTATTTCAGGCCTTATTATATTATTTGAAAGGCCGGTGAAAGTGGGGGACTTTGTCTCTGTAAAAGACATCTCAGGTAGGGTTGTGGAAATAGGTGCTAGGTCTACCCTCATTCATACTCGTGATGATGTGGCGATCATAGTTCCAAATAGTCAGTTTATCTCTGAGCAAGTTATTAATCAGAGTTTTACTGGTGAAACGATGAGAATGACTGTCGATGTAGGTGTTGCCTACGGTAGTGATACAGCTAATGTAAAGAAAGTGCTTTTAGAAGTTGCCGGAGAAACAGCAGGCATATTAATTGATCCGCCACCTAAAGTGTTTTTTGAAAATTTTGGAGACTCTGCTCTTCAATTTAGTTTGGCCGTATGGATAAATGATATTTGGGATAATAGAGAAACTCTCTCCAATGTAAGACTAGCAATAGATAAGAGATTTAGAGAAGAGAAGATTAGTATTCCTTTTCCGCAAAGAGATATTCACATTATAAAAGAAGCTTAA
- a CDS encoding efflux RND transporter permease subunit, with amino-acid sequence MKSVITYFTKNHLVSNILFVGVFMMAIFAWQKIGKEEMPEFESNWIRISASYPGAAAEDVELFVTKPIEDELKEVSGIEEITTTSSTGSSSFRIVIDEDAANYSEVIQDIKDAALRANLPREVKTPNFRQFKSTEKAILDVGFYLEGARALDYESRKKLQSMVLNFENQIKTLGDVSGIDKKGYDEPELHILIDPAKIDRYDLSIDRLVSTIQNNHIRVPLGTLEDKEQSKVTAIHELEDKESLDALYILGNYGGKGIKLGEVADVEAQFAKSTTIRKLQGHEGIVINVKKKFSTDILTAQKNVVKFVDEFRKTHSKSGLRVILMDDESYDVKNRLSIVASNGLIGFALIFIVLFVFLDFKSGLWVGMGIPFTLAFTIISMTIVGYTINNMTLAAVIIVMGIVVDDAIVVAENISRKRYLGESPMEAAVGGTREILSPVFGSILTTCVAFVPLLFFEGFFGKFVEYIPFVVISMLVASLIESTTILPSHLLERKGFFSKFKIKGFNSAWFFKYEEKFAVLLEKLLKLRLLVILVAVVLASVSGYLFKSKMKFVMFPREEGKEINIKAFGPKGANRFEMAKLIEPLEDMILLDKKNGVVAVQSNIGESRRGSGVLENQASINVEVVSKDDREMGLNDFIAKWDKNAREIKGLQKVDFLKSRWGRSSGSSLEIQVQENNDKKRDAITKLIAKYMNEDTSLKDIEIEKPLVRREYNFKINQEKLVQFNLSPSHITTSLRSFVEGAILYTISKGDEDVEVRLTVDAKNKFDLVNLRKLKIENNSGGFITLDKVVSIEEFMKPANIQRKDYKRTAIVYGNIKDGVRITPVEVAERYEAEIFPKIIKEYPSSVITFIGEVEDTRESGGDFIISLIMVIGVIYIILVIMFNSLGAPLLIMAIVPFGLAGVIYALLAHGMYVYGFFAAVGALGMIGVVVNDAIILISKLEDDISYEDENFISRIAIVSSTRLRPIVVTTLTTVAGVLPTAYGIAGYDSMLAEMMLSLGWGLLLATVVTLFLIPCMYSYFFSMRSYILKKTNIHLEHE; translated from the coding sequence ATGAAATCAGTCATAACTTACTTTACAAAGAATCACCTTGTTTCAAATATTCTCTTCGTTGGAGTTTTTATGATGGCAATCTTTGCTTGGCAAAAGATTGGTAAAGAGGAGATGCCTGAGTTTGAAAGTAATTGGATTAGAATTTCTGCTTCTTATCCAGGAGCCGCCGCAGAGGATGTAGAGCTCTTTGTGACTAAGCCCATTGAGGATGAATTAAAAGAGGTCTCTGGGATTGAGGAAATTACAACAACTTCATCGACGGGCTCTTCTTCATTTCGAATTGTAATTGATGAAGACGCTGCAAATTATAGTGAAGTGATTCAAGATATTAAAGATGCAGCACTTAGAGCAAATCTTCCAAGAGAAGTAAAAACTCCAAACTTTAGACAATTTAAATCTACTGAAAAAGCTATTTTAGATGTGGGTTTTTATCTTGAAGGAGCGAGAGCGCTAGACTACGAGTCTAGAAAGAAACTACAAAGTATGGTTTTAAACTTTGAAAACCAAATTAAAACTCTTGGCGATGTAAGCGGTATTGATAAGAAAGGTTATGATGAACCCGAACTACACATTCTCATTGATCCTGCGAAAATTGATCGCTATGACCTCTCTATCGACCGCTTGGTATCAACTATTCAAAACAATCATATAAGAGTTCCTCTAGGGACTCTGGAAGATAAAGAACAATCAAAAGTCACAGCAATTCATGAACTAGAAGATAAGGAGAGCTTGGATGCTCTCTATATTCTTGGAAATTACGGTGGAAAGGGAATTAAGCTTGGAGAGGTTGCCGACGTTGAAGCTCAGTTTGCAAAATCTACAACAATTAGAAAATTACAAGGGCACGAGGGAATTGTTATCAATGTTAAGAAGAAATTCTCTACAGATATTTTAACTGCCCAGAAGAATGTCGTAAAATTTGTAGATGAGTTTAGAAAGACTCATTCTAAGAGTGGGCTTCGTGTTATTTTAATGGATGATGAGTCTTATGATGTTAAGAATAGGCTCTCTATTGTTGCTTCAAATGGATTAATTGGTTTCGCCCTTATCTTTATTGTCCTCTTTGTCTTCTTAGATTTTAAATCTGGACTTTGGGTAGGGATGGGAATTCCTTTTACTCTCGCCTTTACAATAATAAGTATGACTATAGTTGGTTATACAATTAATAATATGACTCTTGCTGCAGTTATTATTGTTATGGGAATTGTAGTTGATGATGCCATTGTGGTGGCCGAAAATATTTCGAGAAAGAGATATCTGGGAGAGTCTCCAATGGAGGCCGCAGTCGGTGGAACCCGTGAAATTCTCTCACCAGTTTTTGGAAGTATTTTAACAACTTGCGTGGCATTTGTTCCACTGCTCTTTTTTGAAGGATTTTTTGGGAAATTTGTTGAATATATTCCCTTTGTTGTGATCTCTATGCTTGTGGCCTCTTTAATTGAGTCTACAACGATACTTCCTTCTCACTTATTAGAGAGAAAAGGCTTCTTTTCGAAATTTAAAATCAAGGGATTTAATTCTGCTTGGTTCTTTAAGTATGAAGAGAAGTTCGCAGTTTTACTTGAGAAGCTTTTAAAGCTCAGGCTCTTAGTCATTCTTGTTGCTGTAGTCCTGGCCTCAGTTTCTGGATACCTATTTAAGTCAAAAATGAAATTTGTAATGTTCCCAAGAGAAGAGGGGAAGGAAATTAATATTAAGGCCTTTGGTCCTAAAGGGGCGAACCGCTTTGAAATGGCCAAGCTTATCGAGCCCTTAGAGGATATGATCCTATTAGATAAGAAAAATGGTGTTGTCGCGGTTCAATCAAATATTGGAGAAAGTCGAAGAGGATCTGGAGTTCTTGAGAATCAGGCCAGTATTAATGTTGAGGTTGTCAGTAAGGACGACCGAGAAATGGGACTGAACGACTTTATTGCAAAATGGGATAAGAATGCCAGAGAGATCAAAGGACTTCAAAAAGTTGATTTCTTGAAGTCTCGTTGGGGGAGAAGTAGTGGTTCCTCTTTAGAAATTCAAGTTCAAGAAAATAACGATAAGAAAAGAGATGCTATTACAAAATTGATTGCAAAGTATATGAATGAAGATACTTCGCTTAAAGATATTGAGATTGAAAAGCCTCTTGTTAGAAGGGAGTATAACTTTAAAATTAATCAAGAGAAGCTTGTTCAATTTAACTTATCTCCTAGTCATATCACAACTTCTCTTAGGTCCTTCGTTGAAGGAGCGATTCTCTATACAATTAGTAAAGGAGATGAGGATGTAGAAGTAAGACTTACTGTTGATGCTAAGAATAAATTTGATCTCGTTAACCTTAGAAAATTAAAGATTGAAAATAACTCTGGTGGCTTTATTACTCTAGATAAAGTTGTCTCTATCGAAGAGTTCATGAAGCCGGCAAATATTCAGAGAAAAGATTATAAGAGAACTGCTATCGTCTATGGAAATATTAAGGACGGGGTGAGAATTACTCCTGTTGAAGTTGCTGAGAGGTATGAAGCTGAAATCTTTCCAAAGATTATTAAAGAATATCCAAGCTCTGTGATTACATTTATTGGGGAAGTTGAAGACACTAGAGAGTCAGGAGGGGATTTCATTATTTCACTTATTATGGTGATTGGTGTTATCTATATTATTTTAGTAATTATGTTTAACTCTCTAGGGGCACCTCTTCTTATTATGGCCATTGTTCCCTTTGGTCTCGCAGGAGTTATCTACGCGCTCCTTGCCCACGGAATGTATGTTTATGGATTCTTTGCGGCAGTGGGGGCCCTTGGAATGATTGGTGTTGTTGTTAATGATGCTATTATCCTCATCTCAAAATTAGAAGATGATATCTCCTATGAAGATGAAAATTTTATTTCAAGAATTGCTATTGTCTCTTCAACAAGACTTAGACCAATTGTTGTAACGACTCTTACTACTGTGGCGGGGGTCCTTCCTACCGCCTACGGTATTGCTGGTTATGATTCAATGCTGGCCGAGATGATGCTCTCTCTTGGATGGGGTCTTCTTTTGGCGACAGTTGTTACATTATTTTTAATTCCTTGTATGTACTCATACTTCTTTAGTATGAGGTCTTATATTTTAAAGAAAACAAATATCCATTTGGAGCATGAATGA
- a CDS encoding FAD-dependent oxidoreductase — protein MLLKKKDQITKDYDVIVVGSGLAGMTAANKLARNGRSVLLLESHNKLGGFATWFKRQTGDHIFDVSLHGFPVGMIKTCRKYWSKEIAERIVQVKSVKFSNPQFNIETDFTKEHYIEVLTEKFHLEREKVIGFFDHLAAMNFYDDSGMNNGELFENFFPGRNDVHRFLMEPIVYANGSTLEDPAITYGIVFSNFMSKGVYIFQGGTDKLISMMKDELIANGVDIKLHSKVDEIIVENRKVEGVKLGGQVVRAKSVLSNSNLLSTVFKLAGAENFDEDFIEKAKKVRLNTSSCQVFMGIRKGESIPDIGELVFYSDDDTFNTNLILSPKVGSQTFSVYYPEMREERDGRYAVVSSSNARYEDWVDLSKEEYLEKKNFTIERALLTLEKIIPGVREKIDYIDCSTPLTVEKYTHHNKGASFGTKFEGLPVSMEMHKQIAGLFHSGSVGIIMSGWLGAANYGVIQSHEVETYLSK, from the coding sequence ATGTTACTTAAAAAGAAAGATCAAATCACTAAAGATTATGACGTTATTGTTGTGGGCTCAGGCCTTGCAGGAATGACTGCGGCTAATAAGCTTGCGCGAAATGGAAGAAGTGTTCTTCTACTAGAGTCTCACAATAAACTAGGCGGATTCGCCACATGGTTTAAGCGTCAAACGGGAGATCATATCTTTGATGTCTCCCTCCATGGTTTCCCAGTTGGCATGATTAAAACTTGTAGAAAGTATTGGTCTAAAGAAATTGCAGAGAGAATTGTTCAAGTTAAGAGCGTTAAATTTTCTAATCCACAATTTAATATTGAAACAGACTTCACGAAAGAGCACTACATTGAAGTTCTAACAGAGAAGTTTCATCTAGAAAGAGAAAAAGTTATTGGATTCTTTGATCACTTAGCGGCAATGAACTTCTACGATGATAGTGGTATGAATAATGGAGAGCTTTTTGAAAATTTCTTTCCAGGAAGAAATGATGTTCACCGCTTTTTAATGGAGCCAATTGTCTATGCCAATGGATCGACTCTTGAAGATCCTGCCATTACTTACGGGATTGTCTTCTCTAATTTTATGAGTAAGGGAGTTTACATATTTCAAGGCGGAACAGATAAGCTTATCTCGATGATGAAAGATGAACTGATTGCAAATGGAGTGGATATTAAACTTCATTCTAAGGTTGATGAAATCATTGTTGAAAATAGAAAAGTCGAAGGAGTTAAATTAGGTGGACAAGTCGTTAGGGCGAAATCGGTTCTATCTAATTCGAATCTTCTAAGCACAGTTTTTAAACTCGCAGGAGCGGAAAACTTCGATGAAGACTTCATTGAGAAAGCAAAGAAGGTGAGACTCAATACTTCTAGCTGCCAAGTCTTTATGGGAATAAGAAAAGGTGAGAGTATCCCAGATATTGGAGAACTTGTTTTTTATTCAGATGATGATACTTTTAATACAAATCTCATTCTCTCTCCAAAAGTTGGTAGTCAGACCTTCTCTGTTTACTATCCTGAAATGAGAGAAGAGAGAGACGGGCGATATGCTGTTGTCTCTTCTAGCAACGCTCGCTATGAGGACTGGGTTGATCTCTCAAAAGAAGAATACTTAGAGAAGAAGAATTTTACAATCGAGAGAGCTCTACTGACTTTAGAGAAGATCATTCCTGGAGTCAGAGAGAAAATTGACTATATTGATTGCTCAACACCTCTTACTGTTGAGAAGTATACTCATCATAATAAAGGTGCGAGCTTTGGAACAAAATTTGAGGGGCTTCCAGTAAGTATGGAAATGCATAAGCAGATTGCAGGGCTATTTCACTCTGGCTCTGTTGGTATTATAATGTCGGGGTGGCTTGGGGCCGCCAATTATGGGGTTATTCAGTCCCATGAAGTTGAAACATATCTTTCTAAATAG
- a CDS encoding SDR family NAD(P)-dependent oxidoreductase has product MMNFNFENKVVIVTGGTRGIGKGVTTTFLEHGASVIATYTSNDQAANEFKESLGEMAKRIDLRKFDVSKEDQVQEFYHYIDSEYERVDILVNNSGIRKDNVLALMPSEDWDSVMDVNLKGTFLMTKAAVPLMMKNRFGRIINMSSVGGSLGLSGQANYAASKAGQVALSKSLSKEVGKKGITINNICPGFIETELIADLPADQVKEYKKQVPLKRFGKVEEVANAVLFLSSEYAGYITGTSLEITGGL; this is encoded by the coding sequence ATGATGAATTTTAATTTTGAAAATAAAGTTGTAATTGTAACAGGTGGAACAAGAGGGATTGGTAAAGGAGTTACTACTACTTTCCTTGAACACGGTGCCAGTGTTATTGCTACTTATACATCTAATGATCAGGCTGCTAATGAGTTTAAAGAATCTCTAGGAGAGATGGCCAAGAGAATTGATCTTAGAAAGTTTGATGTCTCTAAAGAAGATCAAGTTCAAGAATTCTATCACTATATTGATTCAGAGTATGAAAGGGTTGATATTCTCGTAAATAATTCTGGAATTAGAAAAGACAATGTTCTCGCTCTTATGCCATCGGAAGACTGGGATAGCGTCATGGATGTAAATCTTAAGGGAACATTTCTAATGACCAAGGCTGCAGTTCCTTTGATGATGAAAAACCGTTTTGGTAGAATTATAAATATGAGCTCTGTTGGAGGATCTCTCGGTTTATCTGGTCAGGCAAACTACGCAGCTTCAAAGGCGGGCCAGGTAGCTCTTTCTAAATCACTCTCTAAAGAAGTGGGAAAGAAAGGAATTACGATTAATAATATCTGCCCTGGATTTATTGAGACAGAATTAATTGCTGATCTTCCTGCCGATCAAGTGAAAGAGTACAAGAAACAAGTTCCTCTTAAGAGATTTGGAAAAGTTGAAGAAGTTGCAAATGCTGTACTCTTTCTAAGTAGTGAATATGCTGGTTATATCACTGGAACTTCTCTTGAAATTACAGGTGGCCTCTAA
- a CDS encoding 3-hydroxyacyl-ACP dehydratase FabZ family protein: MLKFSNEVLELLPQKPPFLFVDKVMERGEGTIKTSLTLTGEEDFFKGHFPGNPIMPGVLLQEASFQSGALLMATMSGKGLGVVTKVSNAKFKNFVKPGDELIMEVTLIDQVSNAYYMKGRSSVNGKVVMAIEFSCALIEE, encoded by the coding sequence ATGTTAAAATTTTCAAATGAAGTCTTAGAGTTATTGCCACAGAAACCCCCATTTCTCTTTGTTGATAAAGTTATGGAAAGGGGAGAAGGAACTATAAAAACTTCTTTAACTCTAACGGGAGAGGAAGATTTCTTTAAAGGTCACTTTCCTGGAAATCCCATTATGCCGGGAGTTTTATTACAAGAAGCCTCCTTTCAGTCGGGAGCACTTCTCATGGCAACAATGTCTGGTAAAGGTCTCGGGGTTGTAACTAAAGTTTCAAACGCTAAGTTTAAGAACTTTGTGAAACCAGGTGATGAATTAATAATGGAAGTAACTCTTATTGATCAAGTGTCAAATGCCTATTACATGAAAGGTCGCTCAAGTGTTAATGGCAAAGTTGTAATGGCCATTGAGTTTAGCTGCGCTTTAATAGAGGAATAG
- a CDS encoding SDR family oxidoreductase: MNFGFKDKTYVISGVANKKSVAYFSAKILSDEGAKLILTVQSEEHKEKVKKLFPESQILILDVENAAAILEFGKKIEELGVKIHGFLHSIAFANYSEGIKPFHETKLEDYLQATNISSFSLVSLSNALKTSFDNNASIVTISISDTRATSYGYMGPIKATLDATVAYLAKSLSLDSRVRCNAVCAGPLKTSASAGIPGYINNYLFAEKLTLRRENLKTLEVANTIAFLLSELSSGINATGIKVDAGMSCNHFDNDVVSIVANNL; encoded by the coding sequence ATGAATTTTGGTTTTAAAGATAAGACATATGTTATTTCTGGAGTGGCCAATAAGAAGAGTGTTGCCTACTTTAGTGCTAAGATTCTTAGTGATGAGGGAGCGAAGCTCATTTTAACTGTACAGTCAGAAGAGCATAAAGAAAAAGTGAAGAAACTCTTTCCTGAGTCTCAAATCCTTATTCTTGATGTTGAAAACGCTGCGGCTATTTTAGAGTTTGGAAAGAAAATTGAAGAGCTAGGTGTGAAAATTCATGGCTTCTTACACTCTATTGCTTTTGCAAATTATTCTGAGGGGATTAAACCTTTCCATGAAACAAAACTTGAGGACTATCTTCAGGCCACAAATATTTCTTCTTTTTCACTTGTGAGTCTATCTAATGCTCTAAAGACTTCTTTTGATAATAACGCTTCTATTGTAACAATTTCTATTTCTGATACGAGAGCGACTAGCTACGGCTATATGGGGCCGATTAAGGCAACTCTTGATGCAACAGTGGCCTATCTTGCAAAATCATTAAGTTTAGATTCTAGAGTTCGCTGTAACGCTGTTTGCGCTGGGCCTTTGAAGACTTCAGCATCTGCGGGAATCCCTGGTTATATCAACAATTATCTCTTTGCTGAAAAGCTCACTCTTAGAAGAGAGAATTTAAAAACACTTGAGGTGGCCAATACGATAGCATTTCTCTTAAGTGAGCTCTCTAGTGGTATTAATGCGACAGGGATTAAGGTCGATGCAGGAATGAGCTGTAATCACTTTGATAATGATGTGGTGAGTATCGTAGCCAATAACTTATAA
- a CDS encoding glutathione peroxidase: protein MSFENREGQKVPNTALKIINENGLVNVDSEKLFSNRKVVLFSLPGAFTPTCSSTHLPRYNQLAKTFAKEGVDEIICLSVNDAFVMKSWGESQEADKVTLLADGNGEFTEKMGLLVDKTDLGFGKRSWRYSMLVNNGVIEKMFIEPEKPGDPFEVSDADTMLNYINKNAELPKAITVISKPGCPFCKKAKELLASKELDFEEVVLGRDATSVSLAALTGAGTVPQIFIDGKRIGGSDDLEKYFK, encoded by the coding sequence ATGAGTTTTGAAAACAGAGAGGGACAAAAAGTTCCAAATACAGCACTCAAAATCATAAATGAAAATGGATTAGTGAATGTAGATTCAGAAAAATTATTCAGCAATAGAAAAGTTGTCCTCTTTTCTCTACCAGGGGCCTTTACCCCAACTTGCTCGTCTACTCACCTTCCAAGATATAATCAACTTGCAAAGACATTTGCAAAAGAAGGCGTTGACGAAATTATTTGCCTTTCAGTAAATGATGCCTTTGTGATGAAGTCTTGGGGCGAAAGCCAAGAAGCTGACAAAGTGACTCTACTCGCCGATGGTAACGGAGAATTTACAGAAAAGATGGGTCTTTTAGTAGATAAGACTGATTTAGGATTTGGTAAGAGGTCATGGAGATACTCAATGCTAGTAAATAATGGTGTCATTGAGAAGATGTTCATTGAACCAGAAAAGCCAGGAGATCCCTTTGAAGTAAGTGATGCAGATACAATGCTCAATTATATTAATAAAAATGCTGAACTTCCAAAGGCAATCACAGTAATCTCAAAGCCAGGTTGTCCTTTTTGTAAGAAAGCAAAAGAGCTGCTTGCTAGTAAAGAGCTAGATTTTGAAGAAGTTGTTCTTGGAAGAGATGCTACGAGTGTTTCTCTTGCAGCACTAACAGGAGCGGGAACAGTTCCTCAAATTTTCATCGATGGAAAGAGAATTGGTGGAAGTGATGATTTAGAAAAATATTTTAAATAA
- a CDS encoding NAD-dependent epimerase/dehydratase family protein, translating into MNILVTGAGGFLGFYIARDLKELGHRVYNFSRSHHRDLDQLEITTRIGNLNNPKSIENALEDIDAVFHVAGKVAMWGKWDDFYQTNTIGTKNLVEACKKKGIKKLIYTSTPSVVFGEGDLLGQDETLNYPKKYLSLYAKSKMLAEKYVLDQNSESFLTCSLRPHLIFGPRDKNIIPRLIEASKKNKLKIVGDGENLVDIIYVENAAKAHIQAFEKLTVNSKVAGSSYFIAQERPVKLWDFINQILQINGQSPITKKIPTNTAYRIGAIIEFFLKLFRVWNIHPPMTRFVALQLGKSHYFSHKKAQADFNYSPSISIEEAIEKIRP; encoded by the coding sequence GTGAATATCTTAGTGACAGGAGCTGGAGGTTTTCTAGGCTTCTATATTGCCAGAGACTTAAAAGAGCTTGGTCATAGAGTCTATAACTTCTCTAGAAGTCACCATAGAGACCTAGATCAATTAGAAATTACCACACGAATAGGTAATTTAAATAATCCTAAAAGTATTGAAAATGCACTAGAAGATATAGATGCGGTCTTTCATGTTGCAGGAAAAGTGGCGATGTGGGGGAAGTGGGATGACTTCTACCAGACAAATACCATTGGAACGAAGAACTTAGTTGAGGCCTGCAAGAAGAAAGGTATTAAGAAACTTATTTACACTTCTACGCCAAGTGTTGTTTTTGGAGAAGGTGATCTCCTTGGCCAAGATGAAACTTTAAACTATCCTAAAAAATATCTTAGCCTTTATGCAAAATCTAAAATGCTCGCGGAAAAATATGTTCTAGATCAAAACTCTGAGAGCTTTCTAACCTGCTCTCTAAGACCTCACTTAATTTTTGGACCAAGAGATAAGAATATAATCCCGCGTCTAATTGAGGCCTCCAAGAAGAATAAACTTAAAATAGTTGGTGACGGCGAAAATCTAGTGGATATTATCTACGTCGAAAATGCTGCCAAAGCACATATTCAGGCCTTTGAGAAATTAACAGTTAACTCAAAAGTTGCAGGCTCCTCTTACTTCATTGCTCAAGAGAGACCTGTAAAACTTTGGGATTTCATAAATCAAATTCTCCAAATCAATGGCCAGTCTCCTATTACGAAGAAAATCCCTACAAATACGGCCTATCGAATTGGGGCCATCATTGAATTCTTTTTAAAACTTTTTAGGGTTTGGAATATTCATCCACCGATGACGAGATTTGTAGCACTCCAACTAGGAAAGAGTCACTACTTCTCTCATAAGAAGGCCCAGGCGGACTTTAACTACTCTCCAAGCATTTCAATTGAAGAGGCCATAGAGAAGATTAGGCCTTAA